The Mytilus galloprovincialis chromosome 2, xbMytGall1.hap1.1, whole genome shotgun sequence genome has a window encoding:
- the LOC143065036 gene encoding serine/threonine-protein kinase tousled-like 2 isoform X3, whose protein sequence is MFNNIGGGPPSWTSNSASGPTSRSNIMEAGSIMENVNIHSSLDPRKQELLEARFLGGRFQPLNITQSQDNSNHSAGSVEQLDEGVSVSTPEKQPRTPTERKRKRKATSDGSESNTPKTRPEANGKKINEYFKNQSPNRTGSINPTTGAKSPSPQGLSYPLVFQSYTAPSPSSIYNSNSDSLHGFPPVPLYQCSKGLQTELTWQQIQIWESKASSDIEQKDTRIDELIRQNDEQRRQITAQQKLIDKHKENLQKCLNVNKSLLIEKSKLEKKTTRQKSMSNRLRLGQFVTQRQGATFVENWNDGWAFTDLLKQQERVASDREEIERQRKVLTKRKPGGAGPKSIKPDFIKPGQERSLSVPEYYELDEILKLRQASLKKEDSDVQLELEKLERERNLHIRELKRIHNEDSSRFKDHPILNDRYLLLNLLGKGGFSEVHKGFDLKEQRYVACKIHQLNREWKDDKKANYIKHALREYNIHKSLDHPRIVKLYDVFEIDNNSFCTVLEYCEGNDLDFYLKQNKSIPEKEARSIVSQTVSALKYLNEIKPPVIHYDLKPGNILLGSGSVSGEIKITDFGLSKIMDDENITSDGMDLTSQGAGTYWYLPPECFVVGKNPPKISSKVDVWSVGVIFYQCLYGKKPFGHNLSQAAILEENTILKATEVDFPSKPPVSSEAKNFIRACLRYKKEERPDVMQLSLHDYLKPTSIRSKGYATVLDI, encoded by the exons TTCCAGCCATTAAACATTACACAATCTCAAGACAACAGCAACCACAGTGCAGGATCAGTGGAACAGTTAGATGAG gGCGTGAGTGTTAGCACCCCGGAAAAGCAACCTCGTACACCAACAGAGcggaaaaggaaaagaaaagcAACAAGTGACGGAAGTGAAAGTA ATACTCCAAAAACAAGACCAGAAGCAAATGGGAAGAAAATCAATGAATATTTCAAG AACCAATCACCAAACAGAACTGGGTCAATAAATCCAACGACAGGAGCGAAATCTCCCTCACCACAGGGTTTATCTTAT CCCTTGGTTTTTCAGTCATATACAGCACCATCACCAAGCAGTATATACAACAGTAACTCTGACAGCTTACATGGCTTTCCTCCTGTACCTTTGTACCAGTGTTCAAAAGGGTTACAG ACTGAACTAACATGGCAACAGATACAGATTTGGGAAAGTAAAGCATCTTCAGATATAGAACAGAAAGATACTAGGATAGATGAATTAATAAGG caaAATGATGAACAGCGACGGCAAATTACTGCACAACAGAAACTAATAGACAAACATAAAGAAAATCTTCAgaaatgtttaaatgtaaataaatctcTCCTCATTGAAAAG AGTAAATTAGAAAAGAAGACAACACGACAAAAGAGTATGAGTAACAGATTGCGACTGGGTCAGTTTGTTACACAGAGACAAGGAGCTACATTTGTAGAGAACTGGAATGATGGATGGGCTTTCACAGATTTGCTTAA GCAGCAAGAAAGAGTTGCCTCAGATCGTGAAGAAATTGAAAGGCAAAGAAAAGTTTTAACAAAACGGAAACCCGGTGGTGCTGGACCAAAAAGTATAAAGCCAGATTTCATAAAACCTGGTCAAGAAAGAAG tTTATCAGTACCAGAATATTATGAATTGGATGAGATTCTAAAGTTACGGCAAGCGTCTCTCAAGAAGGAAGATTCTGATGTACAGTTAGAACTGGAAAAATTAGAAAGAGAAAGAAATTTACATATTAGGGAATTAAAAAGAATTCATAATGAAGATAGTTCTAG ATTTAAAGATCATCCTATATTGAATGACCGATATCTTCTCCTTAACTTATTAGGGAAAGGAGGATTTAGTGAGGTCCATAAA gGATTTGACTTGAAGGAGCAGAGATATGTGGCCTGTAAAATCCACCAACTCAATAGAGAGTGGAAGGATGACAAAAAGGCTAACTATATCAA ACATGCTCTTCGAGAGTATAACATACACAAAAGTCTGGATCACCCCAGAATTGTCAAGTTatatgatgtgtttgagattgACAATAATTC ATTTTGTACAGTACTGGAATACTGTGAAGGGAATGATCTGGACTTTtatcttaaacaaaataaatccATTCCGGAGAAAGAGGCTCGGTCCATTGTCTCCCAAACTGTTAGTGCTCTGAAATATTTAAATGAGATCAAACCACCTGTGATTCATTATGACCTTAAACCAG gAAATATATTACTTGGTAGCGGGTCTGTTAGCGGTGAGATCAAAATCACTGATTTTGGTCTCAGTAAAATTATGGATGATGAGAACATTACCTCTGATGGCATGGATCTCACATCTCAAGGGGCAGGAACATACTG GTACTTGCCACCAGAATGTTTTGTTGTTGGGAAAAATCCACCAAAAATATCTTCCAAGGTGGATGTGTGGTCAGTTGGTGtcatattttatcaatgtttatatgGTAAAAAG CCGTTTGGCCATAATTTATCCCAAGCTGCCATTTTAGAAGAAAATACAATTCTTAAAGCAACAGAGGTGGATTTTCCATCAAAACCTCCAGTCAGTTCTGAGGCAAag AATTTTATTAGGGCATGTCTCAGGTATAAGAAAGAGGAAAGACCAGATGTGATGCAGTTGTCATTACATGACTATCTTAAACCTACATCTATAAGATCTAAAGG atatgcaacagtgctagatatttag
- the LOC143065036 gene encoding serine/threonine-protein kinase tousled-like 2 isoform X2, translated as MFNNIGGGPPSWTSNSASGPTSRSNIMEAGSIMENVNIHSSLDPRKQELLEARFLGGRFQPLNITQSQDNSNHSAGSVEQLDEGVSVSTPEKQPRTPTERKRKRKATSDGSESNTPKTRPEANGKKINEYFKNQSPNRTGSINPTTGAKSPSPQGLSYSYTAPSPSSIYNSNSDSLHGFPPVPLYQCSKGLQTELTWQQIQIWESKASSDIEQKDTRIDELIRQNDEQRRQITAQQKLIDKHKENLQKCLNVNKSLLIEKSKLEKKTTRQKSMSNRLRLGQFVTQRQGATFVENWNDGWAFTDLLKQQERVASDREEIERQRKVLTKRKPGGAGPKSIKPDFIKPGQERSLSVPEYYELDEILKLRQASLKKEDSDVQLELEKLERERNLHIRELKRIHNEDSSRFKDHPILNDRYLLLNLLGKGGFSEVHKGFDLKEQRYVACKIHQLNREWKDDKKANYIKHALREYNIHKSLDHPRIVKLYDVFEIDNNSFCTVLEYCEGNDLDFYLKQNKSIPEKEARSIVSQTVSALKYLNEIKPPVIHYDLKPGNILLGSGSVSGEIKITDFGLSKIMDDENITSDGMDLTSQGAGTYWYLPPECFVVGKNPPKISSKVDVWSVGVIFYQCLYGKKPFGHNLSQAAILEENTILKATEVDFPSKPPVSSEAKNFIRACLRYKKEERPDVMQLSLHDYLKPTSIRSKGHPIEGPTGSYNHIGINSNSSINQPSQPSFTFGDKL; from the exons TTCCAGCCATTAAACATTACACAATCTCAAGACAACAGCAACCACAGTGCAGGATCAGTGGAACAGTTAGATGAG gGCGTGAGTGTTAGCACCCCGGAAAAGCAACCTCGTACACCAACAGAGcggaaaaggaaaagaaaagcAACAAGTGACGGAAGTGAAAGTA ATACTCCAAAAACAAGACCAGAAGCAAATGGGAAGAAAATCAATGAATATTTCAAG AACCAATCACCAAACAGAACTGGGTCAATAAATCCAACGACAGGAGCGAAATCTCCCTCACCACAGGGTTTATCTTAT TCATATACAGCACCATCACCAAGCAGTATATACAACAGTAACTCTGACAGCTTACATGGCTTTCCTCCTGTACCTTTGTACCAGTGTTCAAAAGGGTTACAG ACTGAACTAACATGGCAACAGATACAGATTTGGGAAAGTAAAGCATCTTCAGATATAGAACAGAAAGATACTAGGATAGATGAATTAATAAGG caaAATGATGAACAGCGACGGCAAATTACTGCACAACAGAAACTAATAGACAAACATAAAGAAAATCTTCAgaaatgtttaaatgtaaataaatctcTCCTCATTGAAAAG AGTAAATTAGAAAAGAAGACAACACGACAAAAGAGTATGAGTAACAGATTGCGACTGGGTCAGTTTGTTACACAGAGACAAGGAGCTACATTTGTAGAGAACTGGAATGATGGATGGGCTTTCACAGATTTGCTTAA GCAGCAAGAAAGAGTTGCCTCAGATCGTGAAGAAATTGAAAGGCAAAGAAAAGTTTTAACAAAACGGAAACCCGGTGGTGCTGGACCAAAAAGTATAAAGCCAGATTTCATAAAACCTGGTCAAGAAAGAAG tTTATCAGTACCAGAATATTATGAATTGGATGAGATTCTAAAGTTACGGCAAGCGTCTCTCAAGAAGGAAGATTCTGATGTACAGTTAGAACTGGAAAAATTAGAAAGAGAAAGAAATTTACATATTAGGGAATTAAAAAGAATTCATAATGAAGATAGTTCTAG ATTTAAAGATCATCCTATATTGAATGACCGATATCTTCTCCTTAACTTATTAGGGAAAGGAGGATTTAGTGAGGTCCATAAA gGATTTGACTTGAAGGAGCAGAGATATGTGGCCTGTAAAATCCACCAACTCAATAGAGAGTGGAAGGATGACAAAAAGGCTAACTATATCAA ACATGCTCTTCGAGAGTATAACATACACAAAAGTCTGGATCACCCCAGAATTGTCAAGTTatatgatgtgtttgagattgACAATAATTC ATTTTGTACAGTACTGGAATACTGTGAAGGGAATGATCTGGACTTTtatcttaaacaaaataaatccATTCCGGAGAAAGAGGCTCGGTCCATTGTCTCCCAAACTGTTAGTGCTCTGAAATATTTAAATGAGATCAAACCACCTGTGATTCATTATGACCTTAAACCAG gAAATATATTACTTGGTAGCGGGTCTGTTAGCGGTGAGATCAAAATCACTGATTTTGGTCTCAGTAAAATTATGGATGATGAGAACATTACCTCTGATGGCATGGATCTCACATCTCAAGGGGCAGGAACATACTG GTACTTGCCACCAGAATGTTTTGTTGTTGGGAAAAATCCACCAAAAATATCTTCCAAGGTGGATGTGTGGTCAGTTGGTGtcatattttatcaatgtttatatgGTAAAAAG CCGTTTGGCCATAATTTATCCCAAGCTGCCATTTTAGAAGAAAATACAATTCTTAAAGCAACAGAGGTGGATTTTCCATCAAAACCTCCAGTCAGTTCTGAGGCAAag AATTTTATTAGGGCATGTCTCAGGTATAAGAAAGAGGAAAGACCAGATGTGATGCAGTTGTCATTACATGACTATCTTAAACCTACATCTATAAGATCTAAAGG ACATCCTATTGAAGGACCTACTGGTAGTTACAACCACATTGGAATAAACAGTAATTCTAGCATTAATCAGCCTAGTCAGCCTTCGTTCACATTTGGGGATAAACTGTGA
- the LOC143065036 gene encoding serine/threonine-protein kinase tousled-like 2 isoform X1 encodes MFNNIGGGPPSWTSNSASGPTSRSNIMEAGSIMENVNIHSSLDPRKQELLEARFLGGRFQPLNITQSQDNSNHSAGSVEQLDEGVSVSTPEKQPRTPTERKRKRKATSDGSESNTPKTRPEANGKKINEYFKNQSPNRTGSINPTTGAKSPSPQGLSYPLVFQSYTAPSPSSIYNSNSDSLHGFPPVPLYQCSKGLQTELTWQQIQIWESKASSDIEQKDTRIDELIRQNDEQRRQITAQQKLIDKHKENLQKCLNVNKSLLIEKSKLEKKTTRQKSMSNRLRLGQFVTQRQGATFVENWNDGWAFTDLLKQQERVASDREEIERQRKVLTKRKPGGAGPKSIKPDFIKPGQERSLSVPEYYELDEILKLRQASLKKEDSDVQLELEKLERERNLHIRELKRIHNEDSSRFKDHPILNDRYLLLNLLGKGGFSEVHKGFDLKEQRYVACKIHQLNREWKDDKKANYIKHALREYNIHKSLDHPRIVKLYDVFEIDNNSFCTVLEYCEGNDLDFYLKQNKSIPEKEARSIVSQTVSALKYLNEIKPPVIHYDLKPGNILLGSGSVSGEIKITDFGLSKIMDDENITSDGMDLTSQGAGTYWYLPPECFVVGKNPPKISSKVDVWSVGVIFYQCLYGKKPFGHNLSQAAILEENTILKATEVDFPSKPPVSSEAKNFIRACLRYKKEERPDVMQLSLHDYLKPTSIRSKGHPIEGPTGSYNHIGINSNSSINQPSQPSFTFGDKL; translated from the exons TTCCAGCCATTAAACATTACACAATCTCAAGACAACAGCAACCACAGTGCAGGATCAGTGGAACAGTTAGATGAG gGCGTGAGTGTTAGCACCCCGGAAAAGCAACCTCGTACACCAACAGAGcggaaaaggaaaagaaaagcAACAAGTGACGGAAGTGAAAGTA ATACTCCAAAAACAAGACCAGAAGCAAATGGGAAGAAAATCAATGAATATTTCAAG AACCAATCACCAAACAGAACTGGGTCAATAAATCCAACGACAGGAGCGAAATCTCCCTCACCACAGGGTTTATCTTAT CCCTTGGTTTTTCAGTCATATACAGCACCATCACCAAGCAGTATATACAACAGTAACTCTGACAGCTTACATGGCTTTCCTCCTGTACCTTTGTACCAGTGTTCAAAAGGGTTACAG ACTGAACTAACATGGCAACAGATACAGATTTGGGAAAGTAAAGCATCTTCAGATATAGAACAGAAAGATACTAGGATAGATGAATTAATAAGG caaAATGATGAACAGCGACGGCAAATTACTGCACAACAGAAACTAATAGACAAACATAAAGAAAATCTTCAgaaatgtttaaatgtaaataaatctcTCCTCATTGAAAAG AGTAAATTAGAAAAGAAGACAACACGACAAAAGAGTATGAGTAACAGATTGCGACTGGGTCAGTTTGTTACACAGAGACAAGGAGCTACATTTGTAGAGAACTGGAATGATGGATGGGCTTTCACAGATTTGCTTAA GCAGCAAGAAAGAGTTGCCTCAGATCGTGAAGAAATTGAAAGGCAAAGAAAAGTTTTAACAAAACGGAAACCCGGTGGTGCTGGACCAAAAAGTATAAAGCCAGATTTCATAAAACCTGGTCAAGAAAGAAG tTTATCAGTACCAGAATATTATGAATTGGATGAGATTCTAAAGTTACGGCAAGCGTCTCTCAAGAAGGAAGATTCTGATGTACAGTTAGAACTGGAAAAATTAGAAAGAGAAAGAAATTTACATATTAGGGAATTAAAAAGAATTCATAATGAAGATAGTTCTAG ATTTAAAGATCATCCTATATTGAATGACCGATATCTTCTCCTTAACTTATTAGGGAAAGGAGGATTTAGTGAGGTCCATAAA gGATTTGACTTGAAGGAGCAGAGATATGTGGCCTGTAAAATCCACCAACTCAATAGAGAGTGGAAGGATGACAAAAAGGCTAACTATATCAA ACATGCTCTTCGAGAGTATAACATACACAAAAGTCTGGATCACCCCAGAATTGTCAAGTTatatgatgtgtttgagattgACAATAATTC ATTTTGTACAGTACTGGAATACTGTGAAGGGAATGATCTGGACTTTtatcttaaacaaaataaatccATTCCGGAGAAAGAGGCTCGGTCCATTGTCTCCCAAACTGTTAGTGCTCTGAAATATTTAAATGAGATCAAACCACCTGTGATTCATTATGACCTTAAACCAG gAAATATATTACTTGGTAGCGGGTCTGTTAGCGGTGAGATCAAAATCACTGATTTTGGTCTCAGTAAAATTATGGATGATGAGAACATTACCTCTGATGGCATGGATCTCACATCTCAAGGGGCAGGAACATACTG GTACTTGCCACCAGAATGTTTTGTTGTTGGGAAAAATCCACCAAAAATATCTTCCAAGGTGGATGTGTGGTCAGTTGGTGtcatattttatcaatgtttatatgGTAAAAAG CCGTTTGGCCATAATTTATCCCAAGCTGCCATTTTAGAAGAAAATACAATTCTTAAAGCAACAGAGGTGGATTTTCCATCAAAACCTCCAGTCAGTTCTGAGGCAAag AATTTTATTAGGGCATGTCTCAGGTATAAGAAAGAGGAAAGACCAGATGTGATGCAGTTGTCATTACATGACTATCTTAAACCTACATCTATAAGATCTAAAGG ACATCCTATTGAAGGACCTACTGGTAGTTACAACCACATTGGAATAAACAGTAATTCTAGCATTAATCAGCCTAGTCAGCCTTCGTTCACATTTGGGGATAAACTGTGA
- the LOC143065036 gene encoding serine/threonine-protein kinase tousled-like 2 isoform X4 has protein sequence MENVNIHSSLDPRKQELLEARFLGGRFQPLNITQSQDNSNHSAGSVEQLDEGVSVSTPEKQPRTPTERKRKRKATSDGSESNTPKTRPEANGKKINEYFKNQSPNRTGSINPTTGAKSPSPQGLSYPLVFQSYTAPSPSSIYNSNSDSLHGFPPVPLYQCSKGLQTELTWQQIQIWESKASSDIEQKDTRIDELIRQNDEQRRQITAQQKLIDKHKENLQKCLNVNKSLLIEKSKLEKKTTRQKSMSNRLRLGQFVTQRQGATFVENWNDGWAFTDLLKQQERVASDREEIERQRKVLTKRKPGGAGPKSIKPDFIKPGQERSLSVPEYYELDEILKLRQASLKKEDSDVQLELEKLERERNLHIRELKRIHNEDSSRFKDHPILNDRYLLLNLLGKGGFSEVHKGFDLKEQRYVACKIHQLNREWKDDKKANYIKHALREYNIHKSLDHPRIVKLYDVFEIDNNSFCTVLEYCEGNDLDFYLKQNKSIPEKEARSIVSQTVSALKYLNEIKPPVIHYDLKPGNILLGSGSVSGEIKITDFGLSKIMDDENITSDGMDLTSQGAGTYWYLPPECFVVGKNPPKISSKVDVWSVGVIFYQCLYGKKPFGHNLSQAAILEENTILKATEVDFPSKPPVSSEAKNFIRACLRYKKEERPDVMQLSLHDYLKPTSIRSKGHPIEGPTGSYNHIGINSNSSINQPSQPSFTFGDKL, from the exons TTCCAGCCATTAAACATTACACAATCTCAAGACAACAGCAACCACAGTGCAGGATCAGTGGAACAGTTAGATGAG gGCGTGAGTGTTAGCACCCCGGAAAAGCAACCTCGTACACCAACAGAGcggaaaaggaaaagaaaagcAACAAGTGACGGAAGTGAAAGTA ATACTCCAAAAACAAGACCAGAAGCAAATGGGAAGAAAATCAATGAATATTTCAAG AACCAATCACCAAACAGAACTGGGTCAATAAATCCAACGACAGGAGCGAAATCTCCCTCACCACAGGGTTTATCTTAT CCCTTGGTTTTTCAGTCATATACAGCACCATCACCAAGCAGTATATACAACAGTAACTCTGACAGCTTACATGGCTTTCCTCCTGTACCTTTGTACCAGTGTTCAAAAGGGTTACAG ACTGAACTAACATGGCAACAGATACAGATTTGGGAAAGTAAAGCATCTTCAGATATAGAACAGAAAGATACTAGGATAGATGAATTAATAAGG caaAATGATGAACAGCGACGGCAAATTACTGCACAACAGAAACTAATAGACAAACATAAAGAAAATCTTCAgaaatgtttaaatgtaaataaatctcTCCTCATTGAAAAG AGTAAATTAGAAAAGAAGACAACACGACAAAAGAGTATGAGTAACAGATTGCGACTGGGTCAGTTTGTTACACAGAGACAAGGAGCTACATTTGTAGAGAACTGGAATGATGGATGGGCTTTCACAGATTTGCTTAA GCAGCAAGAAAGAGTTGCCTCAGATCGTGAAGAAATTGAAAGGCAAAGAAAAGTTTTAACAAAACGGAAACCCGGTGGTGCTGGACCAAAAAGTATAAAGCCAGATTTCATAAAACCTGGTCAAGAAAGAAG tTTATCAGTACCAGAATATTATGAATTGGATGAGATTCTAAAGTTACGGCAAGCGTCTCTCAAGAAGGAAGATTCTGATGTACAGTTAGAACTGGAAAAATTAGAAAGAGAAAGAAATTTACATATTAGGGAATTAAAAAGAATTCATAATGAAGATAGTTCTAG ATTTAAAGATCATCCTATATTGAATGACCGATATCTTCTCCTTAACTTATTAGGGAAAGGAGGATTTAGTGAGGTCCATAAA gGATTTGACTTGAAGGAGCAGAGATATGTGGCCTGTAAAATCCACCAACTCAATAGAGAGTGGAAGGATGACAAAAAGGCTAACTATATCAA ACATGCTCTTCGAGAGTATAACATACACAAAAGTCTGGATCACCCCAGAATTGTCAAGTTatatgatgtgtttgagattgACAATAATTC ATTTTGTACAGTACTGGAATACTGTGAAGGGAATGATCTGGACTTTtatcttaaacaaaataaatccATTCCGGAGAAAGAGGCTCGGTCCATTGTCTCCCAAACTGTTAGTGCTCTGAAATATTTAAATGAGATCAAACCACCTGTGATTCATTATGACCTTAAACCAG gAAATATATTACTTGGTAGCGGGTCTGTTAGCGGTGAGATCAAAATCACTGATTTTGGTCTCAGTAAAATTATGGATGATGAGAACATTACCTCTGATGGCATGGATCTCACATCTCAAGGGGCAGGAACATACTG GTACTTGCCACCAGAATGTTTTGTTGTTGGGAAAAATCCACCAAAAATATCTTCCAAGGTGGATGTGTGGTCAGTTGGTGtcatattttatcaatgtttatatgGTAAAAAG CCGTTTGGCCATAATTTATCCCAAGCTGCCATTTTAGAAGAAAATACAATTCTTAAAGCAACAGAGGTGGATTTTCCATCAAAACCTCCAGTCAGTTCTGAGGCAAag AATTTTATTAGGGCATGTCTCAGGTATAAGAAAGAGGAAAGACCAGATGTGATGCAGTTGTCATTACATGACTATCTTAAACCTACATCTATAAGATCTAAAGG ACATCCTATTGAAGGACCTACTGGTAGTTACAACCACATTGGAATAAACAGTAATTCTAGCATTAATCAGCCTAGTCAGCCTTCGTTCACATTTGGGGATAAACTGTGA